A genomic segment from Streptosporangium roseum DSM 43021 encodes:
- a CDS encoding ATP-dependent helicase, which produces MHYGAVTGSALDHFTPVTRDWFTGAFASPTAAQEGAWASIARGDNTLVVAPTGSGKTLAAFLWSLDRLAAERAAATGGPAEDAAGGRRRSREDDAPAGQCRVLYVSPLKALAVDVERNLRAPLAGMRQTARRLGLAVPEISVAIRSGDTSPQERRRFAARPSDILITTPESLFLLLTSQAREALRGVETVIVDEVHAVAATKRGAHLALSLERLDALLPQPAQRIGLSATVRPVNEVAAFLGGPRPAAVIQPPSEKTIEVKVVVPIEDMTELDSAPRPSRPDDDDQWLLEPPARRSIWPHVEERLFDLIEEHSSTIVFANSRRLAERLCTRLNELAWERRAGEAEPPEPSEPAHWAGGFPAPPASLSTPAAMMAQAGAAKGTVPEIVRAHHGSVSKEERSQIEEALKSGRLPAVVATSSLELGIDMGAVDLVACVESPPSVASGLQRIGRAGHQVGAVSRGVIFPKYRGDLVQTAVVAERMKSGEIEELRYPRNPLDVLAQQIVAMTALDEWTVDDLETLVRRAAPYRTLPRGALEATLDMLAGRYPSEEFAELRPRVVWDRVTGTLRGRPGAQRLAVTNGGTIPDRGLFGVFLVGEKASRVGELDEEMVYESRAGDVFVLGATSWRIEDITADRVLVSPAPGQPGKLPFWHGDNAGRPAELGRAIGAFLREMSGAGSGAGPGSGRKGGLARDAARPGSAEPGDPAGDGTRPGPGREDPARDGGKPGSAGQDDPARDGAMERIRAAGLDEFAAANLLSYLAEQRQATGYVPDDRTLLVERFHDELGDWRVVVHSPYGARVHAPWALAIGRRLRERYGVDVQAVHSDDGIVLRIPDTLSGPPSDVAVFDAEEIEQIVTEELGGSALFAARFRECAGRSLLLPRRTPGKRTPLWQQRQRASHLLNVAGRYGSFPVVLETMRECLQDVFDVPGLIRLMRDISARRVRLVEVETSQASPFAASLLFNYVGAFMYEGDAPLAERRAQALALDTSLLAELLGQADLRELLDPDVIADTERELARLDRPLRDAEDLADLLRSHGPLLAADVSLREGDPAWLTGLESARRAIRVRVAGQEQWAAIEDAARLRDALGVPLPVGVPHTFLEPVDDPLGDLVARHARTRTPFPASTAAARFGLGPAVVTDTLRRLAVSGRVVSGEFRPGGRGEEWCDAGVLRMLRRRSLARLRKEVEPVSPETLAVFAPAWHGISGAPQRGRPPIDALVSAVEQLQGAAVPASALETLVLPSRVPGYDPSLLDELTSSGEVLWAGQGSLPGGDGWVALYFADTAPLLMPDPVEITMTPLHEAVLEVLSGGGALFFRELAGRVGSLMAGPVPDDGMLTAAVWDLVWAGRITGDTLAPLRATLGTGRPAHRPATTRRRRPVLPTRSGPPTVGGRWWLLPGVADDPTQRAHAQAEALLERHGVVTRGAVAAERLPGGFAAVYQVLRAFEESGRCRRGYFVEGLGGAQFALPGAVDRMRAAATPPRSEAPGPDPWSSRRPEGNGRRAVVLAAADPANPYGAALPWPAHPGEISHKPGRKAGSLVVLVDGHLVLYVERGGKTLLSFTDDDRLQPAVDALALAVRDGALGKLTVERADGTAINDSPLGAALEAAGFHPTPRGLRLRA; this is translated from the coding sequence GACGCGCCCGCCGGGCAGTGCCGGGTGCTCTACGTGTCGCCGCTCAAGGCCCTGGCGGTGGACGTCGAGCGCAACCTCCGGGCGCCGCTGGCCGGAATGCGGCAGACCGCGCGGCGGCTCGGGCTCGCGGTGCCGGAGATCTCGGTGGCGATCCGGTCCGGTGACACCTCGCCGCAGGAGCGGCGCCGGTTCGCGGCCAGGCCGTCGGACATCCTCATCACGACCCCAGAGTCACTGTTCCTGCTGCTGACCAGCCAGGCCCGCGAGGCGCTGCGGGGCGTGGAGACGGTCATCGTCGACGAGGTGCACGCCGTGGCGGCCACCAAGCGCGGCGCGCACCTGGCCCTCAGCCTGGAGCGGCTCGACGCCCTGCTCCCCCAGCCCGCGCAGCGGATCGGCCTGTCGGCGACGGTGCGGCCGGTGAACGAGGTGGCCGCCTTCCTCGGCGGCCCCCGCCCGGCGGCGGTGATCCAGCCGCCCTCGGAGAAGACGATCGAGGTCAAGGTGGTCGTCCCGATCGAGGACATGACGGAGCTCGACAGCGCTCCGCGCCCCTCCCGGCCCGATGACGACGACCAGTGGCTGCTGGAGCCCCCGGCCCGGCGGTCCATCTGGCCGCATGTGGAGGAGCGGCTGTTCGACCTGATCGAGGAGCACAGCTCGACGATCGTGTTCGCCAACTCCCGGCGGCTGGCCGAGCGGCTGTGCACCCGTCTCAACGAGCTGGCGTGGGAGCGCAGGGCCGGAGAGGCGGAGCCGCCGGAGCCTTCGGAGCCGGCGCACTGGGCCGGGGGCTTCCCCGCGCCGCCGGCGTCCCTGTCCACCCCGGCGGCGATGATGGCGCAGGCCGGGGCCGCCAAGGGGACGGTCCCGGAGATCGTGCGGGCCCACCACGGGTCGGTGTCGAAGGAGGAGCGCTCCCAGATCGAGGAGGCGCTCAAGTCCGGGAGGCTGCCGGCGGTGGTCGCGACCTCCAGCCTGGAACTCGGCATCGACATGGGCGCGGTGGACCTGGTCGCCTGCGTGGAGTCACCGCCGAGCGTGGCCAGCGGCCTGCAGCGGATCGGCCGGGCCGGCCACCAGGTGGGAGCCGTCTCACGGGGTGTGATCTTCCCCAAATACCGCGGCGACCTGGTCCAGACGGCCGTGGTGGCCGAGCGGATGAAGAGCGGCGAGATCGAGGAGCTCCGCTACCCGCGCAACCCGCTCGACGTGCTCGCCCAGCAGATCGTGGCGATGACCGCGCTGGACGAGTGGACGGTGGACGACCTGGAGACCCTCGTACGGCGTGCCGCGCCGTACCGGACGCTGCCCCGCGGCGCCCTGGAGGCGACGCTCGACATGCTCGCCGGGCGCTACCCGAGCGAGGAGTTCGCCGAGCTGCGCCCGCGCGTCGTGTGGGACCGGGTCACCGGCACCCTGCGGGGGCGGCCCGGGGCCCAGCGGCTGGCCGTGACCAACGGCGGCACGATCCCCGACCGGGGGCTGTTCGGCGTCTTCCTGGTCGGGGAGAAGGCCTCGCGGGTGGGCGAGCTGGACGAGGAGATGGTCTACGAGTCCCGGGCGGGGGACGTGTTCGTGCTGGGCGCGACCTCCTGGCGGATCGAGGACATCACGGCCGACCGGGTGCTGGTCTCCCCCGCCCCCGGGCAGCCGGGCAAGCTGCCCTTCTGGCACGGCGACAACGCGGGGCGCCCGGCGGAGCTGGGCAGGGCGATCGGCGCGTTCCTGCGCGAGATGTCCGGCGCCGGCTCCGGCGCCGGGCCGGGATCCGGCAGGAAGGGGGGCCTCGCGCGGGACGCCGCCAGGCCGGGCTCGGCGGAGCCGGGCGATCCGGCGGGGGACGGCACGCGGCCCGGCCCCGGGCGGGAGGACCCGGCCCGGGACGGCGGGAAGCCCGGCTCCGCAGGACAGGATGACCCGGCGCGGGACGGCGCCATGGAAAGGATCAGGGCGGCGGGGCTCGACGAGTTCGCCGCGGCCAACCTGCTCTCCTATCTGGCCGAGCAGCGGCAGGCGACCGGATACGTGCCGGACGACCGGACGCTGCTGGTCGAACGGTTCCACGACGAGCTGGGCGACTGGCGGGTCGTGGTGCACTCGCCGTACGGGGCGCGGGTGCACGCGCCATGGGCCCTGGCGATCGGCCGGCGGCTGCGGGAGCGCTACGGCGTCGACGTCCAGGCCGTGCACTCCGACGACGGGATCGTGCTGCGCATCCCCGACACGCTCTCCGGTCCCCCGTCGGACGTCGCGGTCTTCGACGCCGAGGAGATCGAGCAGATCGTCACCGAGGAGCTCGGCGGCTCGGCGCTGTTCGCGGCGCGCTTCCGGGAGTGCGCGGGACGGTCCCTGCTGCTGCCGCGCCGTACCCCCGGCAAGCGCACCCCGCTGTGGCAGCAGCGGCAGCGGGCCTCGCACCTGCTCAACGTGGCCGGCCGGTACGGCTCGTTCCCGGTCGTGCTGGAGACGATGCGCGAGTGCCTGCAGGACGTGTTCGACGTGCCGGGGCTGATCCGGCTCATGCGGGACATCTCGGCGCGGCGCGTGCGGCTGGTCGAGGTCGAGACCTCCCAGGCGTCGCCGTTCGCGGCGTCGCTGCTGTTCAACTACGTCGGCGCGTTCATGTACGAGGGGGACGCCCCCCTGGCCGAGCGCCGCGCCCAGGCGCTCGCGCTCGACACCAGCCTGCTGGCCGAGCTGCTGGGCCAGGCGGACCTGCGCGAGCTGCTCGACCCCGACGTGATCGCCGACACCGAGCGCGAGCTGGCCCGGCTGGACCGGCCGCTCCGCGACGCCGAGGACCTCGCCGACCTGCTCCGTTCGCACGGCCCCCTGCTCGCGGCCGACGTGAGCCTGCGCGAGGGGGATCCGGCCTGGCTGACCGGTCTGGAGAGCGCCCGGCGGGCGATCCGGGTGCGGGTGGCCGGGCAGGAGCAGTGGGCGGCCATCGAGGACGCCGCCCGGCTGCGCGACGCGCTCGGCGTACCGCTGCCGGTGGGAGTGCCGCACACCTTCCTGGAGCCGGTGGACGACCCGCTGGGCGACCTGGTCGCCAGGCACGCCCGCACGCGCACCCCGTTCCCGGCGAGTACGGCCGCCGCCAGGTTCGGGCTCGGCCCGGCCGTCGTCACCGACACGCTGCGCCGCCTGGCCGTCTCGGGCCGGGTGGTGAGCGGGGAGTTCAGGCCGGGCGGCCGGGGAGAGGAGTGGTGCGACGCCGGGGTGCTGCGGATGCTTCGCCGCAGGTCCCTGGCCCGGCTCCGCAAGGAGGTGGAGCCGGTCTCCCCCGAGACCCTCGCCGTCTTCGCCCCCGCCTGGCACGGCATCAGCGGCGCCCCGCAGAGGGGCAGGCCGCCGATCGACGCGCTGGTGAGCGCGGTCGAGCAGTTGCAGGGCGCGGCGGTGCCGGCGTCGGCGCTGGAGACGTTGGTCCTGCCCTCGCGGGTCCCCGGATACGACCCGTCGCTGCTGGACGAGCTGACCTCCTCGGGCGAGGTCCTCTGGGCCGGGCAGGGGTCCCTGCCGGGTGGGGACGGCTGGGTGGCGCTGTATTTCGCCGACACCGCCCCCCTGCTGATGCCCGATCCGGTCGAGATCACCATGACCCCGCTGCACGAGGCGGTCCTTGAGGTGCTCAGCGGTGGAGGGGCGCTGTTCTTCCGCGAGCTGGCGGGCCGTGTCGGATCCCTCATGGCCGGTCCGGTCCCGGACGACGGGATGCTGACCGCCGCGGTGTGGGACCTGGTGTGGGCCGGCCGGATCACCGGCGACACGCTCGCCCCGCTGCGGGCCACGCTCGGCACCGGCCGACCCGCCCACCGCCCGGCCACGACGCGCAGGCGGCGGCCGGTGCTGCCCACCCGGAGCGGGCCACCGACCGTGGGCGGTCGCTGGTGGCTGCTGCCCGGGGTCGCGGACGACCCGACCCAGCGGGCGCACGCCCAGGCCGAGGCACTGCTGGAGCGGCACGGCGTGGTGACGCGGGGCGCGGTCGCCGCCGAACGCCTGCCCGGCGGATTCGCCGCGGTCTACCAGGTGCTCCGCGCCTTCGAGGAGAGCGGCCGATGCCGCCGGGGCTATTTCGTCGAGGGGCTGGGCGGTGCACAGTTCGCCCTCCCCGGAGCCGTCGACCGCATGCGCGCCGCCGCCACGCCACCGCGGTCCGAGGCGCCCGGCCCCGACCCGTGGAGCTCCCGGAGGCCGGAGGGGAACGGCCGGCGCGCGGTGGTGCTGGCGGCGGCCGATCCGGCCAACCCGTACGGCGCGGCGCTGCCCTGGCCCGCCCATCCCGGAGAGATCTCCCACAAGCCGGGCCGGAAGGCGGGATCGCTGGTGGTGCTCGTGGACGGGCACCTGGTGCTCTATGTCGAGCGTGGCGGCAAGACCCTGCTGTCGTTCACCGACGACGACCGCCTCCAGCCCGCCGTGGACGCCCTGGCCCTGGCCGTGCGCGACGGCGCCCTCGGCAAGCTGACCGTGGAGCGCGCGGACGGCACCGCCATCAACGACTCCCCCCTGGGCGCCGCCCTGGAGGCCGCCGGTTTCCACCCGACCCCGAGAGGCCTGCGCCTACGGGCCTAG
- a CDS encoding TetR/AcrR family transcriptional regulator: protein MPEQPLRADARRNFDKIIKAACAVVAERGIGAPMELIARRAGVGVGTLYRRFPDRGALITAIGDHYIHELVDAARRAAETGPDAWTALRSLVIWCADPGRGALATALADLDTETFLSTPEFARSREEWIELLDGLVRDAQAAGAMRTDAGTSDIVMLLNVFTCHPAELPAHVGAQPARFLHLMLDGLRAGGTTELPGEPAPL, encoded by the coding sequence ATGCCGGAACAACCACTGCGCGCGGACGCCAGGCGCAACTTCGATAAGATCATTAAGGCGGCCTGCGCCGTCGTGGCCGAGCGCGGGATCGGTGCGCCGATGGAGCTCATCGCCCGCCGCGCCGGGGTCGGCGTCGGCACGCTCTACCGCCGGTTCCCCGACCGCGGCGCGCTGATCACCGCCATCGGCGACCACTACATCCACGAGCTGGTCGACGCCGCGCGAAGGGCTGCCGAGACAGGGCCCGACGCCTGGACCGCACTGCGCTCGCTCGTCATCTGGTGCGCCGATCCGGGCCGTGGCGCCCTCGCCACCGCGCTCGCCGACCTGGACACCGAGACGTTCCTGTCCACGCCGGAGTTCGCGAGGTCCCGCGAGGAGTGGATCGAACTGCTCGACGGCCTCGTGCGCGACGCCCAGGCCGCGGGGGCGATGCGCACGGATGCCGGTACGAGTGACATCGTGATGCTGCTCAACGTCTTCACCTGCCACCCCGCCGAACTGCCCGCACATGTGGGCGCCCAGCCCGCCAGATTCCTGCACCTGATGCTCGACGGCCTGCGGGCCGGCGGGACCACCGAGCTGCCGGGCGAGCCCGCACCCCTGTGA
- a CDS encoding NAD(P)H-binding protein encodes MIVVTGATGTIGRALIDRLRAAGTAVVAVVRRPEQGESLGCDYVVGDFDRPETIGTALSPGDRLFLNSSLWPGFVHRYREVIDLARSAGVGQVVKVSVRGAEPGALLGGGMHGEVEAHLKASGLAWSILQPVGFMQNLPAEVSFQDGEGRFYGSYGPGRVGYIDARDIADVAAVLLTRPVGADQTYVLTGPEAPTHDEIAAAVSGALGRTVRYIDLPVGELTGHLERQGLPGPVAHDLAELMAQVGDGRWSTTTETVEALTGRPPRSLARFLTDHTAAFRL; translated from the coding sequence ATGATCGTGGTGACTGGCGCGACCGGAACGATCGGCCGGGCGCTGATCGACCGGCTGCGCGCGGCGGGAACGGCCGTCGTGGCGGTGGTCCGGCGGCCCGAACAGGGCGAGTCGCTCGGCTGCGACTACGTCGTCGGTGACTTCGACCGGCCCGAGACCATCGGGACGGCGCTCTCTCCCGGCGACCGGCTGTTCCTGAACAGCTCGCTGTGGCCCGGCTTCGTCCACCGGTACCGCGAGGTGATCGACCTCGCCCGGTCGGCCGGCGTGGGCCAGGTGGTGAAGGTGTCCGTGCGCGGGGCGGAGCCGGGGGCGCTGCTCGGCGGCGGAATGCACGGCGAGGTCGAGGCGCACCTCAAGGCGTCGGGGCTGGCCTGGTCGATCCTGCAGCCGGTCGGGTTCATGCAGAACCTCCCCGCGGAGGTCTCCTTCCAGGACGGTGAGGGCCGTTTCTACGGCTCCTACGGTCCGGGCCGGGTGGGCTACATCGACGCCAGGGACATCGCCGACGTGGCCGCGGTCCTGCTCACCCGGCCGGTCGGGGCGGATCAGACCTACGTCCTCACCGGCCCCGAGGCGCCGACCCACGACGAGATCGCCGCGGCCGTCAGCGGCGCGCTCGGCCGGACCGTCCGCTACATCGATCTCCCGGTGGGGGAGCTGACCGGCCATCTGGAGCGCCAGGGCCTCCCCGGCCCCGTCGCCCATGATCTCGCCGAGCTCATGGCCCAGGTCGGGGACGGCCGCTGGTCCACCACCACCGAGACGGTCGAGGCCCTGACCGGCCGCCCGCCCCGATCCCTCGCCCGCTTCCTCACCGACCACACCGCAGCCTTCCGGCTGTGA